Part of the Xyrauchen texanus isolate HMW12.3.18 unplaced genomic scaffold, RBS_HiC_50CHRs HiC_scaffold_629, whole genome shotgun sequence genome, TTACAGATGGGACCCTGACACAACTGGTGACAAGCCACGCATGCAAACCTATGAAATTGATTTGAACACGTATGTACACTCATTACAGTTTCCTTCTTTTGCTTGGATCTTTACatttaaagaatttaaaatgacttaaattgacGTTAACCCATCTTAGATGCGGTCCGATGGTTCTTGATGCCCtcatcaaaattaaaaatgaGATCGACCCAACACTGACCTTCAGACGTTCCTGTAGAGAGGGTAAGTGGAACATAACCAGACTagacattttttatgaaaataactaCTTTAGATGCTACTtttataaacatacagtatttgcatCTTGTTAAAATGTTGGATCATTATGTCCATATGTGATATCATTACAGGTATCTGTGGTTCATGTGCTATGAACATCAACGGGGGCAACACGTTAGCCTGTTTAAACAAAATTGATTCAAATACCAGCAAAGTGTCAAAGATTTACCCTCTTCCTCACATGTATGTTGTGAAAGATCTTGTCCCTGTGAGTATGACACTGTTAATTGAAAACCCCACTAATATACCATCTTTCTCTTTAAATTTTAAACTTATCCTATACACATAATTGGTGTCATTTTAGGATATGAGCAACTTTTATGCACAGTACAAGTCCATCGAGCCTTATCTGAAGAAGAAGGACGAGTCAAAACAGGGAAAGGAACAGTACCTCCAGTCAATCGAGGACCGTCAAAAGCTGGTATGATCTTCCCTGCTCTGTATTTTATTTGGATTTAGTTGGAATCTGTTAATGTGAATGGTGATTGCGATATAtgctaataattttttaattgccCTTTACTTTGCTCATAGGATGGCCTGTATGAATGCATCCTTTGTGCATGCTGCAGCACAAGTTGTCCTAGTTATTGGTGGAATGGAGACAAATACCTTGGCCCAGCTGTGCTTATGCAGGTATTTATATTTCTCTCTAGAGTGATGCTAATTTTAGCAATTACAAACAGGTTAATCTGTTATATTGTACAGTATTTATGCTGTAcaataattactgtaatttatTTAACATTGTGTTAATTCTATACACTAAAtcatatactcttattttttgttcttagttcGGACCAACACTTTGAATAAAACAATGTTTGACCTCTTGCTGTTTCCACTTTATTTCTGCAGGCATATAGGTGGATGATTGACTCTCGTGATGACTTTACAGAAGAGCGTCTCTCCAAATTACAGGACCCTTTCTCCCTTTACCGCTGTCACACAATAATGAACTGTACAAAGACATGTCCCAAGGTATGTTCATactcttttctttaaaatgcaTAGCTGCCATTTACTTGACAAACCTTCAGTCGGTCTTACTGCTGTTGGACATTAAGTCAAAGCTTGTTTACAATGTATGTTTAGATCGTTTTGTTTCTGTAGCCTATTTTAACCATTTAATTTGATCTCTCCTTTTTAGGGTCTCAATCCTGGAAAAGCCATCgcacaaattaagaaaatgatggcaatttataaagaaaaaagataatCTGCTAGCTAATTTGTATATTTGGAAAATAACACTCCGTTTACTCCTTGAtttcagtttatttaaattattgtgtaaatgtgtaaattcaTCACAAAGTGTTCCAATAAtaagaaatattaagtgtttgtCTTATCATGCCCATTAATGCAGACCTCacattctaatatatatatatatatatatatatatatatatatatatatatatattaaacaaaacaaaaagaaggaaaaacaaaCAGCCCTCATATGTGTTTGGatacattggtgtgtgtgtgtgtgtgtgtgtgtgtgtgtgtgtgtgtgtgtgtgtgtgcgcaacaTTTTTTTAAGTTAGCAAAATAGCATAAATGTACTTTGTGTgctctgcaaaaaataaataaatatataacaggACTATCATTTATTGtcatcatttagattttttaccTGATTGTGGTTAAACTATGGCCTGtgaaaattaaactaaatatttGTCAGTGTTTGGGTGGGAAACAAATAATATTCATCATGGTCTAGCTTGTGtcctaatatttttttatgtatggtAGATGTCAAGTTGACAGTTACAATAAATGTGATAAAACTATGAGACCTCAAaggaaaaatttaaatgatcccATATtatcaccttcatgccatcacatatatgtatggctttcttttgcagaacacaaacaaagagttttagaagaatatttcagctctataggtccacgttatgcaagtgaatggtgaccaaaaatctGAAGCTCAAAAAGGCACATTAAGGCACCAATCAgaatccagttgtttaatccatgtcttctgaagtgatacaagaaggtgaaaacagcaaaaatgtaactccttttttcactataaatcttgacatctgcagtcatTGGCGATCATGATAtcaagttcgattacacttcctagtgccgtCTAGTGCtatgtgcatgcgtcaagcactaggatgtgttatcgagcttgaaatcatgatcgtgccaacactgtctagagactgcaatgtcaagatgtacagtaagaAATTAGTTACATTTGGTCTATTcccacccaaaactgattggatagcttcaaaagacatgtattaaaccactggagtcttatggattactttgatgctgcctttatttgctttttagagcttcaaagtattggatcccattcacttgcattttatggacctacagagctgaaatattattttgaaaatcttcGTTAGTGTTCTGCagttgaaagaaagtcaaacacatatgggatggcatgagggtgagtaaatgatgaaagactgTTCCTTTAATCCCACTCATGCTTTGAGAAAAGTGAATGCTTGAGGATGTCACACAGTAATCTTTTAACAAATTGTGCACCCAGGTTCTATCATAAATTATGAAAAAGGCCTATTTTTGTGACTGACGTTGTGAACTACATTAAATTGAAGAATAAATCACATTCTAAATCacgtaaataaataaagacagagAACGTTGTGTCTCATGGTGTCCTCCAGTGGGCACTGTTCAACCAGTCAATGGGTGAGTAGCCACCAGAAAATAAAGGAAGAAGGGTTTAGGTTTACATTTAGAGAACTGAGAGTGAAAACTACTTACGCGGTTGTGTATGGTAAAACAATCCCTCTAGATTTATAAGTATGGGCTTTGGCAATCTCGTTTAGTTTATAGATGGATTCGCCTGGTAAGTGTAAGTTATTTGCTGGCGCATGTCTACTCTTAATGAAATGGTCACCGAAGCTAACCACACGAATAGTTGCATCCCCGAACTCTTCTTGACTGCATGTTATACTTGCATGCCATACAGTTGTAATTCACAGGGTATTAGATTTGATTCATATGACGAATAATCTTATTTCGTGTGAATTTCTCTGAATGTCCTTCATTTGTTTAGCTGCTCGGTTCAATTGTGTCAAGTCAGTATCAGATCATTCGTtgctcatgtcaaaacaacatagttcGTAAGTTATGTCTTTATATCGATACTAATTTGCGGTTAGACTGTCAGGAAATTTCGATTTCGTTTCAGTCGGCAGTCCAACGGATGACAATTGGAAACTGGATTAATTAGGATTTTGTCCGGATTGTTTACTTCTTGTTTAAATAATCTGAGATCAGATGTGCAGGCTGTCAGAACCACAAAACTGCAGGTTACGTGTTCAGGGTGTTTGGCATTCAAACATATGTCTCTCCAAACAACTTGATAGTCGTCATATATTTGCATTATTAGGATTTTCTTTGTTGCCCTTTTTGTCGAAAGCCCCTCGTTTGATAAGAATATACAAAATGCTTCGTCTGCTGTCACGTTGTAGGTGTTTTTATTGTTGAGCAAATCTTTGTTGGCTTCATTCCTCAGCATTCTGATATTTAAAGCAAACCTGTGGTCATAGAGGAATGTAGGCGGAGCGGTTGATTTCCTGCATTGTGCGGTTTACCTGCACTGAAACTTTTCCTGTCACACCAGGCGCCAGCTGGAGGATTTGGTTTACTTTGAATATAAGCCCTTGTGGATGTTTGACCCGCCGGAAACAACCGTAATGTCTAGATAAATCTCGTAGTGAAGGTTATTGTATGGTTTGTGTGACTTGCACAAGGGAAAAGAACAAAGTGTGGTACGTATTTTGCCCTCCATGTAATATACACCTGTTCTTCAATTCAAGTATTGTTGTAAATACAAATAGCTGCTAAATCGATTTAATCTTTTGTTGTGTTCATTAAAAGACAGTTGATATGACTTCTATCTTTTCAAATAAGTGGGGACGTCATGTTTAGCACAAgaagaacatactgtatatactaccTGAGCACTTTATAGGAACCCATGAAGCACTTTTTTTTATCTAACCTACCTGACAATTGTTCTTttttacatgtacagtatatacaacattgctaaattatactgtatatatgcattaCTGCCTGTGTGTGTACTGTGCTGCACTTCTTATTTTCTTGTTCTTAAGTGATTTTAAAATTACCTTCCATGTAAATCACTTTGAATTACctttgtgtatgaaatgtgctatataaataaactttccttctctctctctctctctctctctctctatatatatatatatatatatatatatatatatatatatatatatacacacacacacacacacactggtggtgtatatatttggaataatgcacagagtttgttcttatggaaagaaatttgtactaaagagttctcatcaaaaaatcctccatgtgcatcgatgacagctttgcagatccttggcattctagctgtcagtttgtccagatactcagatgacatttcgccccatgcttcctgtagcacttgccatagatgtgactgtcttgtggGGCACTTGCACACAccatacagtctagctgatcccactaaaacttaatggggttaagatccataacactcttttccaatgatctgttgtccaatgtctgtgtttctttgcccactcgaatcttttctttttgtttttctgtttaaaagtggatttttctttgcaattcgtcccataaggtctgcacccctgagtcttctctttactgttgtacatgaaactggtgttgagcaggtagaattcaatgaagctgtcagctgaggacacgtgaggtgtctatttctcaaactagagactctgatgtacttatcctcttgtttagttttacatctggccttccacatttctttctgtccttgttagagccagttgtcctttgtctttgaagactgtagtgtacacctttgaatgaaatcttcagttttttgggcaatttcaagcattgtatagccttcatatctcaaaacaatgattgactgtcgagtttctagagaaagctgtttattttttgccatttttgacctaatattgaccttaagacctgCCAGTAacttgcatactgtggcaactcaaaaacaaacaatgttaagcttcatttaacaaagcaaatagttttcaactgtgtttgatataatggcaagtgattttctagttccaaattagcaatttagcatgataactcaaggataaggtgttggtgtgatggctgctggaaatggggcctgtctagatttgatcaaaaatgacttttttcaattagtgatggtgctgttttttacatcagtaatgtcctgactatactgtgtgatcagttgaatgccactttattgaattaaagtaccaatctCCTTCTggaatagcaaaatctgtacattattccaaacttttggccaccagtatgcctgtgtgtgtgtgtgtgtgtgtgtgtatatatatatatatatatatatatatatatatatatatatatatatatataaataatagttcaaCAGCAATACTGCCtttcaaaggcaaaacacagtaacaacACATTTTGCCATGACTGAAATTGGGTCTCTTTAGACTcaattaaaaaaacttaaaaatgtgCTTTGAAATGTATGTCAAAGTAGTCAAATTAATTTGAATGTAATCGGGAGTGCTAATTGCATGCATAATTAAGCTTTTAACGCTTTAAGAACGGAGTTATAATACCCTAATAATATCAGATCATCATCAAAAACATGAACCGATGTGATGCCTTATGACAACTTGCCTAGCTTGATGTCACGGTAAAAAAAATTAGTGAAGAGTATTTTGCCACTTTGATTTTGTGACCAATGATCTGTGGCTGAGATCCAGATTGGGTGAGAGGCATGGGCTCTATAGGAGCAACGCTACATAATCAGCTCATGTAGTACGTGGCGGAGCAGCTATAATCTCTTAAAAGATTGACCAGTGAATttgaacatttgcatttacacataTAAACATTTGCTGTATGAAACACAACATATTTGCCCTGTGAAAAAGTGTGGGGGACGAACTTTGGCTTAATTGAAAgtgagggggacatgtccccGACATCCCCCACGTATTCTACTCCCATATTTCAAGCACATTAACTGCTAGACATCCCCCTCGTCTGTTGTCTTCTCTTCTCTTACTTCTATTGTAGTGGCAGAACCTGTATTTCAAGATTCCTTAAATGGAGCTTTTTATGTAGAGGTTTTGATCTCTAAAATAATACAGCACAGTatgtaaaggtgtgtgtgtgt contains:
- the LOC127642457 gene encoding succinate dehydrogenase [ubiquinone] iron-sulfur subunit, mitochondrial, with protein sequence RWDPDTTGDKPRMQTYEIDLNTCGPMVLDALIKIKNEIDPTLTFRRSCREGICGSCAMNINGGNTLACLNKIDSNTSKVSKIYPLPHMYVVKDLVPDMSNFYAQYKSIEPYLKKKDESKQGKEQYLQSIEDRQKLDGLYECILCACCSTSCPSYWWNGDKYLGPAVLMQAYRWMIDSRDDFTEERLSKLQDPFSLYRCHTIMNCTKTCPKGLNPGKAIAQIKKMMAIYKEKR